One stretch of Leadbetterella byssophila DSM 17132 DNA includes these proteins:
- a CDS encoding tRNA threonylcarbamoyladenosine dehydratase encodes MSDLSWLSRSELLVGKSGIDKLQNAHVLVVGLGGVGSFAAEFICRSGVGEMTIVDGDVVDPSNRNRQLPALFTTHGVSKAEWMAERLLAINPDLKLHVIKEFLTPDACQELMKNSYDYVMDCIDSITPKLTLIREAYLSGKRIVSSMGAGGKTDPTKIRVADLYDTYTCKLAFYTRKRVKKLGVAKGVRAVFSTEDMDKDSLIMTDGSNYKQSAYGTISYLPAAFGGVAASVVIRDLLEIPVETVKRPKTMSKSIIKK; translated from the coding sequence ATGAGCGATTTATCCTGGCTTTCCCGCTCTGAACTCCTCGTAGGGAAAAGTGGAATTGACAAATTACAAAATGCACATGTATTAGTGGTGGGATTAGGTGGTGTGGGATCATTTGCCGCTGAATTTATATGTAGATCCGGTGTAGGGGAGATGACCATTGTGGATGGGGACGTAGTAGACCCTTCAAATAGGAACCGACAACTACCCGCTCTCTTTACCACACATGGTGTTTCTAAAGCAGAGTGGATGGCAGAACGCTTACTTGCAATTAACCCGGATTTGAAATTACATGTCATCAAAGAGTTTTTGACTCCGGATGCATGCCAAGAGTTAATGAAGAACTCGTATGACTATGTGATGGACTGTATAGACAGCATTACTCCAAAATTGACTTTGATCAGAGAAGCTTATCTTTCCGGTAAAAGAATAGTGAGTTCTATGGGAGCTGGAGGGAAAACAGACCCTACTAAAATACGAGTAGCAGATTTATACGATACCTATACCTGCAAATTAGCATTTTATACCCGTAAAAGGGTGAAAAAGTTAGGTGTAGCCAAAGGTGTCAGAGCGGTCTTTTCTACAGAAGATATGGATAAAGATTCCTTGATAATGACGGATGGCTCTAACTATAAGCAATCAGCCTATGGGACCATTTCTTATCTGCCCGCAGCCTTTGGAGGCGTAGCCGCTTCTGTAGTCATCAGAGATCTATTAGAGATCCCTGTAGAAACGGTTAAGCGTCCAAAAACCATGAGCAAAAGTATTATAAAAAAGTAA
- a CDS encoding TatD family hydrolase, which produces MFLDFHTHHVQSPDQVYALRNCRYGQELWEAQDISLGIHPWDTFQKDWDWDEFEQVAKQDRVRCIGEAGLDVVRGGPFQEEIFLKQIRIAEKLTKPMILHCVKAYNEIMAIHKIVRPRISMAIHGFNRKKELAKELIHRGFYLSFGGALLREPTVMEAFKHCPLERVFLETDDREDLKIEDVYSKAAELRQMSIDHLKIELYKNFYERFILAFPL; this is translated from the coding sequence ATGTTCCTTGATTTTCATACCCATCATGTCCAATCCCCTGATCAGGTTTATGCACTCAGGAATTGCAGGTATGGACAGGAACTATGGGAAGCTCAAGACATTTCTTTAGGGATTCATCCCTGGGATACATTCCAAAAGGATTGGGATTGGGATGAATTTGAGCAAGTAGCCAAGCAGGATCGAGTAAGATGCATAGGAGAAGCAGGACTGGATGTAGTGAGAGGTGGTCCATTTCAAGAGGAGATCTTTCTTAAGCAGATCAGAATTGCTGAAAAGCTAACCAAGCCCATGATTCTTCATTGTGTGAAAGCTTATAATGAGATTATGGCTATTCATAAGATTGTGCGTCCCAGAATTTCTATGGCCATTCATGGTTTTAATAGGAAGAAAGAATTGGCGAAGGAATTGATCCATAGAGGGTTTTATCTTTCTTTCGGAGGGGCCTTGTTAAGGGAGCCAACGGTAATGGAAGCCTTTAAACACTGTCCTTTAGAAAGAGTGTTCCTGGAAACGGACGATAGAGAGGACTTGAAGATCGAAGATGTATATTCTAAGGCTGCTGAATTAAGGCAAATGTCTATAGATCATTTAAAAATAGAACTTTATAAGAATTTTTATGAGCGATTTATCCTGGCTTTCCCGCTCTGA
- a CDS encoding GNAT family N-acetyltransferase — MTIACKPFDHLSIYELYDILALRSEVFVVEQNCPYQDPDGKDQKALHCIGRLAGKIAAYTRIFDINQSYEGYLSIGRVIVNPEFRKMGLGKTIMEYSILQCRNLFGNHPIKIGAQLYLDKFYRELGFVPQGEPYMEDGIPHQIMILI; from the coding sequence ATGACGATCGCTTGTAAGCCCTTTGATCATCTCTCTATCTATGAACTTTATGATATTCTAGCTCTCAGATCAGAAGTATTTGTGGTAGAACAAAATTGTCCTTATCAAGATCCGGACGGGAAGGACCAAAAAGCTCTGCACTGTATTGGAAGACTAGCTGGAAAAATAGCTGCTTACACCAGAATATTTGATATTAACCAGTCCTATGAAGGCTATTTATCAATTGGAAGGGTTATAGTTAATCCGGAGTTTAGAAAAATGGGACTTGGAAAGACTATCATGGAGTATTCTATCCTTCAATGCCGAAATCTCTTTGGAAACCACCCCATCAAAATTGGAGCCCAATTGTATCTGGACAAGTTTTACCGTGAACTAGGATTTGTACCACAAGGCGAACCCTATATGGAGGATGGTATCCCCCACCAAATCATGATTCTAATCTAA
- the ybeY gene encoding rRNA maturation RNase YbeY: MINFNVEVEGFRLTERTKKKSWLKNLIQSHGKKVGELNYIFLSDEDLLEINIQYLDHHTYTDIITFDNSEEEKMIEGDIFISVDRVRENAQTFKVSFEQELLRVMAHGVLHLLGLKDKTEEDSKLMRAGEEKAIAAYLRLES; encoded by the coding sequence ATGATCAATTTTAATGTAGAAGTTGAAGGATTTCGCCTGACAGAAAGGACGAAGAAGAAATCATGGTTAAAGAATCTGATTCAAAGTCATGGCAAGAAGGTGGGGGAATTGAATTATATCTTTCTAAGTGATGAAGATTTGTTGGAGATTAATATCCAATACCTGGATCATCATACCTATACAGACATTATCACTTTCGATAATAGTGAAGAGGAGAAGATGATAGAAGGCGATATTTTTATCTCAGTAGATAGGGTGAGGGAAAATGCGCAGACCTTTAAGGTTAGCTTTGAACAGGAATTACTTCGTGTAATGGCTCATGGCGTGCTTCATCTTTTAGGGTTAAAAGATAAGACGGAAGAAGATAGCAAGCTTATGCGTGCAGGAGAAGAGAAAGCCATTGCTGCCTATCTTAGATTAGAATCATGA
- a CDS encoding Ppx/GppA phosphatase family protein, which yields MKIAAIDIGSNAARMQISSVLNDEGKAVFKKVEYVRFALRLGHDVFRDGKIGYDSEAKLKKLLTVYRLLMELHEVDAYLICATSALREAENGLNICERVKLEMGMTINLISGEKEAEMINNVIVNELDPDKTYLHIDVGGGSTELNVYNGKIKETSQSFKIGSVRLMEGKVNRDMWKKMQRWIADNVPTDQPVYAIGTGGNISKIFEYVPKDEYGMGTLEDIEKAVEYFNQYTFEERVNKLKMNPDRADVVTYAADIYLSAMRWAKANLMAVPDLGLKDGIMLEVYQNLLKEA from the coding sequence ATGAAGATTGCCGCCATTGACATAGGATCTAACGCAGCTAGAATGCAGATTTCTTCTGTGCTAAACGATGAAGGGAAAGCCGTATTCAAGAAAGTAGAATACGTACGTTTCGCACTTCGATTAGGACACGACGTTTTTCGTGACGGCAAAATAGGCTACGATAGCGAAGCCAAATTAAAGAAACTCCTCACAGTGTATCGCCTCCTTATGGAGCTACATGAAGTAGACGCTTACTTGATCTGTGCTACTTCTGCCCTAAGAGAAGCTGAAAATGGACTAAACATCTGCGAAAGAGTCAAATTAGAGATGGGCATGACCATCAACCTGATTTCCGGAGAAAAAGAAGCAGAGATGATCAATAACGTGATCGTTAATGAACTTGACCCTGATAAAACCTATCTGCACATAGATGTTGGAGGTGGAAGTACGGAATTGAACGTATATAACGGTAAAATAAAGGAGACCTCCCAGTCGTTTAAAATCGGATCAGTCCGCTTAATGGAAGGAAAAGTAAACCGCGACATGTGGAAGAAAATGCAAAGGTGGATAGCGGACAATGTACCTACTGACCAACCGGTTTACGCTATTGGTACAGGAGGAAACATCAGTAAGATCTTTGAATATGTACCCAAAGACGAGTACGGCATGGGCACTTTGGAAGACATAGAAAAAGCAGTAGAGTATTTCAATCAATATACCTTTGAAGAAAGGGTAAATAAATTAAAAATGAACCCGGACCGCGCAGACGTAGTAACCTATGCAGCAGATATTTATCTGTCTGCTATGCGTTGGGCCAAAGCTAATTTGATGGCCGTACCTGACCTGGGACTAAAAGACGGTATCATGCTGGAAGTCTATCAAAATCTATTAAAAGAAGCATGA